The Antarcticibacterium sp. 1MA-6-2 genome has a window encoding:
- a CDS encoding OmpA family protein, with the protein MSIKFFLSVLVTGLLFTSCVSSKVHKDLQSQYDSLQEKNQKLSTDLKETKVKAEKDLASLREEYNAMLAEKNKIQTDLETTRSQLKSLTESYDALEANSSSALAENSKRNRDLIAQLDEKEKTLAAEQARLEKLQKDLAARSSRINELEGLIAAKDAKMNALKTAVSNALTNFEGKGLTVEQRDGKVYVSMENKLLFNSGSWAVNAEGKKAVQQLGAVLAQNPDIAVLIEGHTDNVPYGGSGQLQDNWDLSTKRATAIVQILRENNKIDPQNLTAAGRGEYAPVASNETSEGKAKNRRIEVILTPKLDEISQLLNEVE; encoded by the coding sequence ATGTCTATTAAATTTTTCCTCAGTGTTTTGGTTACAGGACTGCTATTTACGTCTTGTGTTTCCTCAAAAGTTCACAAAGATTTACAATCTCAATATGATAGTCTTCAAGAGAAGAATCAAAAGCTTTCTACTGACCTTAAAGAAACAAAAGTAAAAGCTGAGAAAGATCTTGCAAGCCTTCGGGAGGAATACAATGCAATGCTGGCAGAGAAGAATAAAATACAAACAGATTTGGAAACTACCAGGTCTCAATTAAAAAGCCTCACGGAATCCTACGATGCTCTTGAAGCTAACAGTTCTAGTGCTTTGGCAGAAAATTCAAAGCGTAACCGCGATCTTATTGCACAGTTAGATGAAAAAGAGAAAACTTTGGCTGCAGAACAGGCAAGACTTGAAAAACTTCAAAAAGATCTTGCTGCACGATCCAGCAGGATAAATGAACTGGAAGGCCTAATTGCTGCTAAAGATGCTAAAATGAATGCTCTTAAAACGGCGGTTTCAAATGCACTCACAAATTTTGAAGGTAAAGGTCTTACAGTAGAACAAAGAGACGGCAAAGTCTATGTCTCTATGGAAAATAAACTATTATTCAATTCCGGTAGTTGGGCTGTGAATGCTGAAGGAAAGAAAGCTGTACAACAACTAGGTGCAGTACTGGCTCAAAATCCGGACATAGCTGTGCTCATTGAAGGTCATACAGATAATGTTCCTTATGGGGGCTCGGGGCAACTTCAGGATAACTGGGATCTTTCAACAAAGAGAGCGACAGCCATCGTACAGATCTTGCGTGAGAACAACAAAATAGATCCTCAAAATCTCACAGCGGCAGGAAGAGGAGAATACGCACCTGTAGCCAGTAATGAAACTTCAGAAGGTAAAGCAAAAAACAGAAGGATTGAGGTTATTCTTACCCCAAAGCTGGACGAAATAAGTCAGCTTCTTAATGAGGTGGAATAG
- the panC gene encoding pantoate--beta-alanine ligase, with amino-acid sequence MQIFKEKAALKRAIRSLKQEGKSVGFVPTMGALHRGHLSLVTQAAAASDTVVVSIFINPTQFDNPEDLNNYPRTLDSDILLLKNLGQNLIIFTPSASELYGNDIKAEHFAFDGLEDEMEGKYRTGHFDGVGTVVKKLFEIVKPDKAFFGEKDYQQLQIIRKLTEKAGLLVEIIGCPIDREENGLARSSRNERLTPELRDEAAFIYQTLLSVRDKFGTESATKINKWVNSEFEKHPALRLEYFEIADNDSLKTAKEKESGKVYRAFIAAYAGEIRLIDNIAL; translated from the coding sequence ATGCAAATTTTTAAAGAGAAAGCCGCCTTAAAACGCGCAATTAGGTCGCTAAAACAGGAGGGAAAATCAGTAGGATTTGTTCCTACCATGGGCGCTTTACACCGGGGACATCTTTCCCTTGTAACACAAGCTGCAGCAGCCAGTGACACGGTGGTGGTAAGCATTTTTATTAACCCCACCCAGTTTGATAATCCCGAAGATCTTAACAATTATCCCAGAACCCTGGACTCTGACATTTTATTACTGAAAAATTTAGGCCAAAATTTAATCATTTTTACCCCCAGCGCATCTGAATTATACGGAAATGATATTAAAGCAGAACATTTTGCTTTTGACGGACTTGAAGATGAAATGGAAGGAAAGTACCGGACAGGACATTTTGACGGGGTGGGAACTGTAGTTAAAAAACTATTTGAAATTGTTAAGCCCGATAAAGCCTTTTTCGGAGAGAAAGACTATCAACAACTTCAAATCATCAGGAAATTAACTGAAAAAGCAGGATTACTTGTAGAAATAATTGGTTGCCCAATAGACCGGGAAGAAAATGGTCTTGCAAGGAGTTCCAGGAATGAGCGACTAACTCCGGAATTGAGGGATGAGGCGGCTTTTATATATCAAACCCTGCTATCTGTCCGCGACAAATTTGGTACAGAAAGTGCAACAAAGATAAATAAATGGGTAAACAGCGAATTCGAGAAACATCCGGCTCTAAGGCTTGAATATTTTGAAATTGCAGATAATGATTCACTTAAAACAGCAAAGGAAAAAGAATCCGGAAAAGTGTATCGCGCTTTTATAGCTGCATACGCCGGGGAAATTAGGCTTATAGATAATATCGCTTTATAA
- a CDS encoding alpha/beta hydrolase → MARKLLFLLLLVAPFVTPAQVTYQTIQSSKLGETRELKIQLPRNYEQNKDKVYPVMLVLDGDYLFEPVAGNVDYYSYWEDIPEMIVVGVNQVSTREEDAFYDNQRFLPADKGAKFFEFLGMELLPFVESKYRTAPFRVIVGHDFTSNFINYYLLKETPLFQGYINLSPDLAPEMANRVASSLERSTNKTWYYLATSGEDIPSLKEEIIDFDAKLAGITNKNLFYNFDNFEDATHYTLVGNAIPKAIEQIFQVYRPISIQDYNRILLQTSVSAYDYLVEKYESIHTLFGIDKTVRINDFMAVYNAMEKTRNWEGLKDLSKLAAKNYPKTMLATYFDARYEEEIGDPKKAMRSYQNAYGQEPVAFLTVDFMLEKAEKIKNDFGY, encoded by the coding sequence ATGGCAAGAAAACTACTTTTCTTACTGTTACTGGTAGCCCCCTTTGTGACCCCGGCACAAGTAACTTATCAAACAATACAATCTTCTAAGTTAGGAGAAACAAGAGAATTAAAGATCCAACTCCCGCGAAATTATGAGCAAAACAAGGATAAAGTTTATCCTGTTATGTTGGTTTTAGACGGAGATTATTTATTTGAACCTGTAGCAGGTAATGTAGACTACTACTCATATTGGGAAGATATTCCCGAGATGATTGTAGTGGGTGTAAACCAGGTTTCTACTCGTGAAGAAGATGCTTTTTACGACAACCAAAGGTTTCTCCCGGCTGATAAAGGTGCCAAATTTTTTGAATTTCTGGGAATGGAACTACTTCCATTTGTCGAATCAAAATACCGAACAGCACCCTTTAGAGTTATAGTGGGCCACGACTTTACATCTAACTTTATCAACTATTACTTATTAAAAGAAACACCTCTTTTTCAGGGCTATATAAATTTAAGTCCTGATCTCGCTCCTGAAATGGCAAATCGTGTGGCCAGTTCTCTGGAACGGTCAACAAACAAAACCTGGTACTACCTCGCAACATCCGGAGAAGATATTCCCAGCTTAAAAGAAGAAATAATTGATTTTGACGCAAAGCTCGCGGGTATAACCAATAAAAATTTGTTCTACAATTTCGACAATTTTGAGGATGCAACTCATTATACCTTAGTGGGAAATGCCATACCAAAAGCTATTGAACAGATTTTCCAGGTATATCGGCCAATCTCTATACAGGATTACAACAGGATCTTGCTGCAAACTTCTGTTTCAGCTTATGATTACCTGGTAGAAAAATATGAATCTATCCATACCCTTTTTGGAATAGATAAAACAGTGCGAATCAATGATTTCATGGCAGTGTATAATGCTATGGAGAAGACCAGGAACTGGGAAGGGTTAAAAGATCTTTCAAAACTGGCAGCAAAGAATTATCCAAAAACAATGCTGGCAACTTATTTTGATGCCAGGTATGAAGAGGAAATTGGCGACCCTAAAAAGGCGATGAGAAGCTATCAAAACGCTTATGGCCAGGAGCCAGTTGCTTTTCTTACTGTAGACTTTATGCTTGAAAAGGCTGAAAAAATAAAAAATGATTTTGGGTACTAA
- a CDS encoding lysylphosphatidylglycerol synthase domain-containing protein: MNSTTKKALKIILPLSLGVFLIYYSLSSATPEERIELWENITSAHPGWILLSMFFGILSHLSRAYRWKYLLEPMGYLPRFPNSFMAVMA; encoded by the coding sequence TTGAATAGTACTACAAAAAAGGCACTAAAAATTATACTCCCACTATCCCTGGGAGTTTTTTTGATCTATTATTCTTTGAGCAGTGCCACCCCCGAGGAAAGGATAGAGCTTTGGGAGAACATTACTTCTGCCCACCCGGGCTGGATCCTACTTTCAATGTTTTTCGGGATCTTATCTCACCTTTCCAGAGCTTATCGCTGGAAGTATCTACTGGAGCCAATGGGTTACCTGCCAAGGTTTCCCAATAGTTTTATGGCTGTGATGGCTTAG
- the panD gene encoding aspartate 1-decarboxylase, translating into MQIHVVKSKIHRVKCTGADLNYIGSITIDEDLMDAANIIEGEKVQIVNNNNGERLETYAIPGPRNSGEITLNGAAARRVAKGDVLILITYAIMDIEEAKKFKPSLVFPNEANNLLN; encoded by the coding sequence ATGCAGATTCACGTAGTAAAATCTAAAATCCATCGCGTTAAATGTACCGGGGCAGACCTTAATTACATTGGCAGTATTACCATTGATGAAGATCTAATGGACGCAGCAAATATTATTGAAGGAGAAAAAGTACAAATCGTAAATAATAACAATGGAGAAAGACTTGAAACCTATGCCATCCCAGGGCCCCGGAACTCCGGTGAAATTACTTTAAATGGGGCTGCGGCAAGAAGAGTAGCTAAAGGTGATGTTCTTATCCTTATAACATATGCAATAATGGATATTGAGGAAGCTAAAAAATTTAAGCCTTCCCTGGTATTTCCAAATGAAGCAAACAATCTTTTGAATTAA
- a CDS encoding M23 family metallopeptidase has protein sequence MQSIWGDARDGGRRSHEGVDIFAPRGTPVIAVTNGRITSSGERGLGGKQVWLRDTKRGQSLYYAHLDSIAALGNARVTTGDTLGFVGNTGNARTTPPHLHFGIYKGYKGAINPFPYIFQYENPEPEVPQIPNVQTLLAKGTANLRDQPTAQKSRIIGNLDAQETVRFLGKTNEWFHIRTGKNQAAFIHESLVNSL, from the coding sequence GTGCAGAGTATTTGGGGCGATGCCAGAGATGGAGGTAGAAGAAGCCACGAAGGAGTAGACATTTTTGCACCGCGGGGTACGCCTGTTATCGCCGTGACAAATGGCCGTATAACTTCATCGGGAGAAAGGGGTCTGGGAGGTAAGCAGGTATGGCTTAGGGATACTAAAAGAGGTCAATCTTTATATTATGCTCACCTGGACAGCATCGCAGCTTTAGGAAATGCTCGTGTAACAACAGGAGATACTTTAGGATTTGTAGGTAACACCGGAAATGCGAGAACCACACCCCCACATCTACACTTCGGGATCTATAAAGGATATAAGGGAGCAATTAATCCTTTTCCGTACATATTTCAATACGAAAACCCTGAACCTGAAGTCCCCCAAATTCCCAATGTTCAAACGCTTTTAGCAAAAGGAACAGCAAATTTAAGAGATCAACCCACTGCTCAAAAATCCCGGATTATAGGCAATCTGGATGCTCAGGAAACCGTACGGTTCTTAGGAAAAACAAATGAATGGTTTCACATAAGGACTGGTAAAAACCAGGCTGCCTTTATCCACGAAAGCCTGGTTAATTCTTTATAA
- a CDS encoding NADP(H)-dependent aldo-keto reductase: MEYTRLPDSDIEVSKICLGSMTWGEQNTEAEGHLQMDYAIEQGVNFIDTAEMYPIPANEKTQGSTEEIIGSWFRKNGNRDKVVLASKIVGPGNSMSHIRPNLDFSKESLKDALNKSLKRLHTDYVDLYQLHWPERNTNFFGKLDYEVDPEDKWSDNFREILLHLEGFIKEGKIRKIGLSNETPYGVMRCVEEARKGAPKISTVQNPYSLLNRKDEVGLSEIYHRENIGLFPYSPLGMGTLSGKYLNEQPQNTRLTLFPQYTRYSSEQAVEATKRYCEIADKFSLKPAQMALAFVRQQPFVTSTIIGATTMDQLKENISSINVELSSEVITEINKVHKAFPNPAP; this comes from the coding sequence ATGGAATATACGAGATTACCAGATTCAGATATAGAAGTTAGCAAGATCTGCCTTGGCTCAATGACCTGGGGAGAGCAAAATACCGAGGCCGAAGGGCATCTCCAGATGGATTATGCTATAGAGCAGGGGGTGAATTTTATAGATACTGCAGAAATGTATCCTATCCCCGCCAATGAAAAAACACAGGGCAGTACCGAAGAAATTATCGGTTCTTGGTTCAGGAAGAATGGCAACAGGGATAAAGTTGTTCTGGCTTCAAAAATAGTTGGTCCGGGAAATTCTATGTCCCACATCAGGCCAAATCTGGATTTTAGTAAAGAGTCTTTAAAAGATGCATTAAACAAGAGTTTAAAAAGATTACATACAGATTATGTAGATTTATATCAACTTCACTGGCCTGAGAGAAATACAAATTTTTTTGGTAAACTGGATTATGAAGTTGATCCTGAGGATAAATGGAGTGACAACTTTAGAGAGATCCTCCTGCACCTGGAAGGTTTTATTAAAGAAGGGAAGATTAGAAAAATTGGACTTTCAAACGAAACACCTTATGGGGTAATGCGGTGCGTGGAAGAAGCGCGAAAAGGCGCTCCAAAGATTAGTACGGTTCAAAATCCTTACAGTTTATTAAACAGGAAAGATGAGGTTGGACTTAGTGAAATTTACCATAGAGAAAATATAGGTCTTTTTCCATACTCTCCATTAGGTATGGGTACCTTATCGGGTAAATATTTAAACGAACAGCCACAAAACACCAGGCTTACCTTATTTCCGCAGTATACAAGATACTCCAGTGAACAGGCAGTGGAGGCTACAAAACGTTACTGTGAAATTGCCGATAAATTTAGCTTAAAACCTGCACAAATGGCTCTTGCTTTTGTACGCCAGCAACCCTTTGTAACCAGTACAATAATTGGTGCTACAACAATGGATCAATTGAAGGAAAATATTTCGAGCATTAATGTGGAGCTATCTTCTGAAGTTATAACAGAAATAAATAAAGTGCACAAAGCTTTTCCCAATCCGGCCCCTTAA
- a CDS encoding lysylphosphatidylglycerol synthase transmembrane domain-containing protein has translation MLRGLTITSYEGIPFEKAFGTIISERIADFFMLLLIIGVTLILQAEYLLTFFRENKINPLMTLGILLALLAVGILILMFIRRSTHPFMQKIKNFARGLLEGMRSILQMKKKVAFILHTLFIWIMYILMTYVLIFTVPETASLSFGVVMVLFVVGGFTISATNGGIGIFPVAFGAALMLFGISRQGGEALGWITWTTQTIMIVILGGLSFLFLPIYNRKK, from the coding sequence GTGTTACGAGGATTAACTATAACCAGCTACGAAGGAATACCCTTTGAAAAAGCCTTTGGAACAATTATTTCTGAAAGAATTGCCGATTTTTTCATGCTCCTCTTAATAATAGGGGTTACTTTAATCCTGCAGGCGGAATACCTTCTCACTTTTTTCAGAGAAAATAAAATTAATCCCTTAATGACCCTGGGAATTCTACTGGCTTTATTGGCGGTAGGAATTCTTATTCTTATGTTCATAAGAAGATCTACGCATCCATTTATGCAGAAGATTAAAAATTTTGCCCGTGGTTTACTGGAAGGAATGCGCAGTATTTTACAAATGAAAAAAAAGGTCGCCTTTATCCTCCACACACTTTTTATATGGATCATGTACATACTAATGACTTATGTCCTGATCTTTACCGTTCCTGAAACAGCTTCACTCTCTTTTGGTGTAGTAATGGTGCTCTTTGTAGTAGGAGGCTTCACAATTTCTGCCACTAATGGAGGAATAGGAATATTCCCGGTAGCTTTTGGTGCCGCTTTGATGTTATTTGGTATTAGCAGGCAGGGTGGCGAAGCATTGGGTTGGATAACCTGGACCACTCAAACCATTATGATTGTAATACTGGGAGGGCTTTCCTTCCTTTTTCTACCAATTTATAACCGTAAGAAATAA